One window from the genome of Variovorax sp. PAMC26660 encodes:
- the efeO gene encoding iron uptake system protein EfeO, with the protein MTVQFRRHFLATFVAGFAGLYAVGAQAAVSPLELVGPISDYKIYVAENVRKLATDVRAFTAAVKAGDIEKAKKLYAPTRTSYERIEPVAELFNDLDKSIDSRADDHEKAEKDPAFGGFHRIEYGLWVQKSTKELNPVADKLLADVLELQKRLVALTFPPEKVVGGAAVLMEEVAATKISGEENRYSHTDLWDFQSNFEGAYKIVELLRPLVVKENKAFSDKTDANFKAVFDTLAKYKAADGGFETYSKLTERDRKMLAGRVNTLAEDLSKLRGMLGLN; encoded by the coding sequence ATGACCGTGCAGTTCCGCCGCCATTTCCTCGCCACTTTCGTTGCAGGCTTCGCCGGGCTTTATGCCGTTGGCGCACAAGCCGCCGTGTCGCCGCTCGAGTTGGTCGGACCGATCTCCGACTACAAGATCTACGTGGCCGAGAACGTGCGCAAACTGGCGACGGACGTGCGCGCCTTCACCGCTGCGGTGAAGGCTGGCGACATCGAAAAGGCGAAGAAGCTCTATGCGCCAACGCGCACCAGCTACGAGCGCATCGAGCCGGTGGCCGAGCTGTTCAACGACCTCGACAAGTCGATCGACTCGCGCGCTGACGACCATGAGAAGGCCGAGAAAGATCCGGCTTTCGGCGGCTTCCACCGCATCGAGTACGGCTTGTGGGTCCAGAAGAGCACCAAGGAACTGAATCCCGTGGCCGACAAGCTGCTGGCCGACGTGCTCGAACTGCAAAAGCGCCTGGTCGCGCTGACCTTCCCGCCCGAGAAGGTGGTGGGCGGCGCTGCCGTGCTGATGGAAGAGGTGGCCGCTACCAAGATTTCGGGCGAAGAGAACCGCTACAGCCACACCGACCTGTGGGACTTTCAGTCCAACTTCGAGGGCGCCTACAAGATCGTCGAACTGCTGCGCCCGCTGGTCGTGAAGGAAAACAAGGCCTTTTCGGACAAGACCGATGCCAATTTCAAGGCCGTGTTCGACACGCTGGCCAAGTACAAGGCGGCCGATGGCGGCTTCGAGACGTACTCGAAGCTCACCGAGCGCGACCGCAAGATGCTCGCCGGCCGGGTCAACACACTGGCTGAAGACCTGTCCAAACTGCGCGGAATGCTCGGACTGAACTGA
- a CDS encoding ferrous iron transport protein A, whose product MHTNDNGAAPAPAVLHLDQLPNNQWATVLDVARPESADDRELVLRLTEIGFVPGEAVRIVASGIPGREPLAVRLGHTTFALRRHEAALIHVTPGAANHG is encoded by the coding sequence GTGCACACCAATGACAACGGCGCAGCGCCGGCACCCGCCGTCCTGCACCTCGACCAGCTTCCCAACAACCAGTGGGCCACCGTGCTCGACGTGGCGCGCCCCGAGAGCGCGGACGACCGCGAACTCGTGCTGCGCTTGACCGAAATCGGCTTTGTGCCGGGCGAAGCGGTGCGCATCGTGGCCAGCGGCATTCCGGGGCGCGAGCCGCTGGCGGTGCGCCTGGGCCACACCACCTTTGCGCTGCGCCGCCACGAGGCCGCGCTCATTCACGTGACGCCGGGAGCCGCGAACCATGGTTGA